The following proteins come from a genomic window of Flavobacterium eburneipallidum:
- a CDS encoding arylsulfatase: MKNFKLNAKLKTPQKGLLLTALLVAQLGLAQNKPDASYKGVIGKTLAESKEYWPEPVKAPAGAPNVVWILLDDVGFGASSAFGGLINTPTFDALANNGLRYTNFHTTAICAPTRAALLTGRNSGRVHVSGFSHTILSAGFPGWDGRIPSDKGTIAEILRENGYNTFAVGKYGVTPDEDATDAGPFDRWPTGKGFDHFYGFLGSQTDQYNPDLVEDQAHIKPDGRHLNELITDKAISYIKTQQKAAPGKPFFLYYAPGAVHAPHQVEEKWVKPYEGKFNEGWDVYREKVLANQKKLGVIPANAVLPERNALIGEWKKLTPDQKKVYARFMEVYAGFLTYTDYEIGRVVNYLKETNQFENTVIFVAIGDNGASKEGTTQGTISQGLFAQGVTDEQNLQSNLEKIGEIGTAKGLNTNYPLGWAQATNVPFKNWKQDAQSEGGTRNPLIIHYPKGIKEKGGIRNQYSHVTDILPTTLDIAGIKAPETIREIKQDIIQGSSLYASLNDPKAQSLHKVQYYYIFGNRAIYKDGWKAAAAHLPDPFAIRKSVEKNQVPAPSNFDNDVWELYNIDEDFNERNNLAKKYPEKLEELKKLFDEQAKENNVYPLIDWQDVLARRIHNKSADKNQNLQELIKQATKGAGTH; encoded by the coding sequence ATGAAAAATTTTAAATTAAATGCAAAGCTGAAAACGCCTCAAAAAGGACTTTTACTTACGGCTTTGCTTGTGGCTCAATTGGGTCTAGCCCAAAATAAACCAGATGCTAGTTACAAAGGAGTTATCGGAAAAACATTAGCCGAATCAAAAGAATATTGGCCAGAGCCAGTAAAAGCGCCAGCAGGTGCTCCGAATGTAGTTTGGATTTTGCTAGATGACGTAGGATTTGGTGCTTCTAGTGCCTTTGGTGGTTTGATTAACACACCCACTTTCGATGCTTTAGCAAATAACGGATTGCGTTACACTAATTTTCACACCACAGCGATTTGCGCGCCAACTCGTGCGGCTTTATTAACGGGTAGAAATTCAGGAAGGGTACATGTTAGTGGTTTCTCTCACACGATTTTATCGGCAGGATTTCCTGGTTGGGACGGAAGAATTCCATCAGATAAAGGAACAATAGCCGAGATTTTACGTGAGAACGGATATAACACTTTTGCAGTAGGTAAATATGGAGTAACACCTGATGAAGATGCTACAGATGCTGGTCCTTTTGACAGATGGCCAACAGGAAAAGGGTTCGATCATTTCTACGGATTTTTAGGATCTCAAACCGATCAGTACAACCCTGATTTAGTAGAAGATCAAGCTCACATAAAGCCTGATGGACGCCATTTGAATGAGCTAATTACAGATAAAGCAATCAGTTATATTAAAACCCAACAAAAAGCAGCGCCGGGAAAACCATTCTTTTTGTACTATGCGCCAGGAGCGGTTCATGCCCCACATCAGGTGGAGGAAAAATGGGTAAAACCTTATGAAGGAAAATTTAATGAAGGTTGGGATGTGTACCGTGAAAAAGTATTGGCAAACCAAAAGAAATTGGGCGTAATTCCTGCTAATGCAGTATTGCCAGAACGCAATGCACTTATTGGAGAATGGAAAAAACTAACGCCAGATCAAAAGAAAGTCTATGCCAGATTCATGGAAGTTTACGCAGGATTTTTGACTTATACTGATTACGAAATTGGACGAGTAGTCAACTATTTGAAGGAAACCAACCAATTTGAAAATACGGTAATTTTTGTTGCCATTGGAGATAATGGAGCCAGTAAAGAAGGGACAACACAAGGAACAATTAGCCAAGGTCTTTTTGCTCAAGGAGTAACAGATGAGCAAAATCTTCAATCCAATTTAGAGAAAATTGGCGAAATTGGAACTGCAAAAGGATTGAATACCAATTATCCTTTGGGATGGGCACAAGCGACTAATGTACCGTTCAAAAACTGGAAACAAGATGCTCAATCCGAAGGAGGAACACGTAATCCGTTGATTATTCATTATCCAAAAGGCATTAAAGAAAAAGGAGGAATCAGAAATCAATACAGCCACGTAACAGATATTCTTCCAACTACATTAGATATTGCCGGAATCAAAGCGCCCGAAACGATTCGAGAAATCAAACAAGATATTATTCAAGGTTCGTCTTTGTATGCTTCGTTAAATGATCCGAAGGCACAATCCTTACACAAAGTACAATACTATTATATTTTCGGAAACAGAGCCATTTATAAAGACGGTTGGAAAGCGGCTGCTGCACATCTTCCAGATCCTTTCGCGATAAGAAAATCAGTAGAGAAAAACCAAGTACCAGCACCAAGTAATTTCGATAACGATGTTTGGGAATTATACAACATCGATGAAGATTTTAACGAGCGCAATAACTTGGCTAAAAAGTATCCTGAAAAATTGGAAGAACTTAAAAAACTGTTTGATGAGCAAGCCAAAGAAAACAACGTTTATCCGCTAATTGACTGGCAAGATGTATTGGCTAGAAGAATACATAATAAATCAGCAGATAAAAATCAAAATCTTCAGGAATTGATAAAACAAGCCACAAAAGGAGCAGGAACTCATTAA
- a CDS encoding sterol desaturase family protein translates to MALDTTKLKIDLGISLIIYSLPVLAIYLYFELNNGIVTDSHLTLPSYLEFLQPAFTNIRSWGLIAFAIVLGIVEFAAGLYDDQWTGRERKIDIVCFLAPKLLLPPVTAFFSLTALPYLIPSLANSLSWVPFWGGFFLIAIADDLTQYWYHRLHHQVPFLWRFHRTHHSAPYMGMAMASRQNFLYTVFFSQIYLTATLTYLGLGIPALFVLVIKSIITLGAHSSIAWDKPFYKYKALHPIAWVLERLISTPATHHAHHADTSGDGVGHFKGNFGNMFFIWDMIFGTGLITRKFPESYGTKSYKSEEWYAQFLWPIFKSKIEGSPLADGVLALPIAPKKDTVPTNQNVYEPIQS, encoded by the coding sequence ATGGCATTAGATACAACAAAATTAAAAATAGACTTGGGTATCAGTCTTATTATTTACAGCTTGCCAGTATTGGCAATTTACCTTTATTTTGAACTCAACAATGGCATTGTAACCGACTCACATCTTACATTACCCTCTTATTTAGAATTTCTCCAACCCGCTTTTACGAATATTAGGAGTTGGGGATTAATTGCCTTTGCGATTGTTTTAGGAATTGTCGAATTTGCAGCAGGTTTATATGACGATCAATGGACGGGACGCGAACGCAAAATAGATATTGTTTGTTTTTTAGCTCCAAAATTATTGTTACCGCCAGTAACTGCTTTTTTTAGTTTAACTGCTTTACCATATTTAATTCCAAGTTTAGCCAATTCACTTTCTTGGGTTCCGTTTTGGGGAGGCTTTTTCTTGATTGCAATTGCGGATGATTTGACTCAATATTGGTACCACCGTTTGCACCACCAAGTGCCGTTTTTATGGCGTTTTCATAGAACGCATCACTCGGCTCCCTACATGGGAATGGCGATGGCTTCCCGACAAAACTTCCTTTACACCGTGTTTTTCTCTCAAATTTATTTGACAGCAACATTAACCTATTTAGGATTAGGAATTCCTGCTTTATTTGTTTTGGTTATTAAAAGTATCATCACTTTAGGAGCACACTCTAGCATCGCTTGGGACAAGCCGTTTTACAAATACAAAGCATTGCATCCAATTGCTTGGGTTTTAGAACGTCTTATTTCTACTCCAGCAACACATCATGCACACCATGCTGATACCAGTGGCGATGGTGTTGGACATTTCAAAGGCAACTTTGGTAATATGTTTTTTATTTGGGATATGATTTTTGGTACAGGTTTAATCACTCGTAAATTCCCTGAATCCTACGGAACCAAATCATACAAAAGCGAAGAATGGTATGCCCAATTTCTGTGGCCCATATTCAAATCTAAAATTGAAGGAAGCCCTCTAGCCGATGGAGTTCTCGCATTGCCAATTGCTCCGAAAAAAGATACTGTTCCAACAAATCAAAATGTGTATGAGCCTATTCAATCTTAA
- a CDS encoding formylglycine-generating enzyme family protein, protein MKIYYLVTVTFLLGFHPSFSQEIKKAETVPTTCEAMCKANTSKKALLLQSIANKAKSTNSTDGMVWVEGGEFNMGSNDYPDSKPIHKVTVKGYWIDEHEVTNAQFSAFVKATNYITIAERPLDPKDYPGVPLENLVPGSAVFSPPAGKVSLQNMQQWWQYVPGASWQHPSGPESTIVGLENNPVVQISYLDAKAYAEWAGKRLPTEAEWEFAARAGRPHTKYYWGTELKPNGKWMANIFQGSFPNNNTAEDGFAAAAPVKSFPKNPLGIYDLEGNVWEWCSDLYRDDYYKMTASDNPTGPSTSHDPEEPGVEKHVQKGGSYLCSDQYCIRYVAGSRGKGETTSACNHLGFRCVSDK, encoded by the coding sequence ATGAAAATATATTATTTAGTCACAGTTACTTTTTTGTTGGGATTTCATCCTTCTTTTTCACAAGAAATAAAAAAAGCGGAAACAGTTCCAACAACTTGTGAAGCGATGTGCAAGGCCAATACATCCAAAAAAGCGTTGTTACTACAATCTATTGCTAATAAAGCAAAGTCAACAAATTCAACCGATGGAATGGTTTGGGTCGAGGGAGGAGAATTTAATATGGGAAGCAATGATTATCCTGATTCTAAACCCATTCATAAAGTGACAGTAAAAGGCTATTGGATAGATGAACACGAAGTAACAAATGCACAATTTTCGGCTTTCGTCAAAGCAACTAATTACATAACCATTGCCGAAAGACCGTTGGATCCAAAGGATTATCCAGGTGTGCCATTGGAGAATTTAGTACCTGGTTCGGCAGTATTTTCACCACCAGCAGGCAAAGTGTCTTTACAAAATATGCAACAATGGTGGCAATATGTTCCGGGAGCGAGTTGGCAACATCCATCAGGACCAGAAAGTACTATCGTTGGATTAGAAAATAATCCAGTAGTTCAAATCAGTTATTTGGATGCAAAGGCCTATGCAGAATGGGCTGGGAAACGATTACCAACCGAGGCAGAATGGGAATTTGCAGCCAGAGCAGGAAGGCCACATACCAAATATTATTGGGGAACCGAACTCAAGCCTAATGGCAAATGGATGGCTAATATTTTTCAAGGAAGTTTTCCCAACAACAATACGGCCGAAGACGGTTTTGCAGCCGCAGCTCCAGTGAAATCTTTTCCGAAAAACCCTTTAGGAATCTATGATTTGGAAGGAAATGTATGGGAATGGTGTAGTGATTTATATCGAGACGATTATTATAAAATGACTGCTAGCGATAATCCAACAGGACCTTCAACAAGTCACGATCCCGAAGAGCCAGGAGTAGAAAAACACGTTCAAAAAGGTGGTTCTTATTTGTGTAGCGATCAATACTGCATTCGCTATGTAGCAGGAAGCCGTGGCAAAGGCGAAACTACATCTGCCTGCAATCATCTAGGATTTCGATGTGTAAGTGATAAATGA
- a CDS encoding aminotransferase class V-fold PLP-dependent enzyme: protein MNKEGVAVRTGHHCAQPILRRMGVETCVRPSLAFYNTTQDVDVFIETLWKLKSGKK from the coding sequence CTGAATAAAGAAGGTGTTGCCGTGAGAACCGGACATCATTGTGCGCAACCTATTTTGAGAAGAATGGGAGTTGAAACCTGTGTGAGGCCGTCTTTGGCCTTTTACAACACCACCCAGGATGTGGATGTTTTTATAGAAACCCTCTGGAAATTAAAATCCGGAAAGAAATAG
- the aroC gene encoding chorismate synthase: protein MAGNSYGTLFRITTFGESHGEALGGIIDGCPSGIALDMEAIQLEMSRRKPGQSKIVTQRKEPDDVQFLSGIFEGKTTGTPIGFIIPNTNQKSDDYSHIKDNYRPSHADYVYEKKYGVRDYRGGGRSSARETASRVVAGAIAKQMLPEIKFNAYVSSVGPLYLEKPYQDLDFSKIESNPVRCPDEKMAAEMEEYIKQIKKDGDTVGGTITCVIQNVPVGLGEPVFDKLHAELGKAMLSINAVKGFEFGSGFCGSEMKGSEHNDLYNADGTTITNLSGGIQGGISNGMDIYFRVAFKPVATIMQKQDSLNNKGEITEMTGKGRHDPCVVPRAVPIVEAMAAIVLADFYLINKTYK, encoded by the coding sequence ATGGCAGGAAATAGCTACGGAACACTATTTAGAATAACTACTTTTGGAGAATCACACGGAGAAGCTTTAGGCGGAATAATTGATGGATGTCCATCTGGAATTGCATTGGATATGGAAGCCATTCAGTTAGAAATGTCAAGAAGAAAACCAGGGCAGTCTAAAATTGTGACTCAACGAAAAGAACCAGATGATGTTCAGTTTTTATCTGGGATTTTTGAAGGTAAAACTACTGGAACTCCTATTGGTTTTATTATTCCGAATACCAATCAAAAATCAGATGATTACTCGCATATAAAAGACAATTACCGACCAAGTCATGCCGATTATGTGTATGAAAAAAAATATGGTGTTCGTGATTATCGTGGTGGCGGAAGAAGTTCTGCTCGTGAAACAGCTAGTAGAGTAGTAGCTGGAGCGATTGCCAAACAAATGCTACCAGAAATAAAATTCAATGCTTATGTTTCTTCTGTTGGTCCACTTTATTTAGAAAAGCCATACCAAGATTTAGATTTTTCAAAAATAGAAAGCAATCCAGTGCGTTGTCCAGATGAAAAAATGGCAGCTGAAATGGAGGAATATATCAAGCAAATTAAAAAAGATGGCGACACCGTTGGCGGAACTATTACTTGTGTGATTCAAAATGTACCAGTTGGTTTAGGCGAACCGGTTTTTGATAAACTCCATGCTGAATTAGGAAAAGCCATGCTTTCGATAAATGCGGTAAAAGGCTTTGAATTTGGAAGCGGTTTCTGCGGTTCTGAAATGAAAGGAAGCGAGCATAATGATTTATACAATGCTGATGGAACTACTATAACCAATCTTTCAGGAGGAATTCAAGGGGGAATCAGCAATGGAATGGATATTTATTTTCGTGTAGCTTTCAAGCCAGTGGCAACTATTATGCAAAAACAAGATTCGTTGAATAATAAAGGAGAAATTACCGAGATGACAGGTAAAGGACGTCATGATCCTTGTGTAGTTCCTCGTGCGGTTCCTATTGTAGAGGCTATGGCAGCAATAGTTTTAGCCGATTTTTATTTGATAAATAAAACATATAAATAA
- a CDS encoding dicarboxylate/amino acid:cation symporter yields the protein MTQTETSKSTLLGNLTFQILIAMLLGATLGIVIHNMYDASFAKQFSDNIKILATIFIRLVQMIIAPLVFTTLVVGIAKLGDVKTVGRVGGKALAWFFSASFMSLLIGMFWVNVLQPGVGLNLSDVDLTSAAEVTEKTQHFSAQNFIEHIFPKSIFEAMANNEILQIVVFSIFFGLAAASIGTYVKPIIYSLDKTSHIILKMVNYVMKFAPMGVFGAIAGVFAIKDLNDLVITYIKYFSSFLVGIASLWTFLLLIGFIFLGRRLKILLKHIISPLIIAFGTTSSEAVFPKLTEELERFGVKDKIVSFMLPLGYSFNLDGSMMYMTFASLFIAQAYGIELDLGTQMIMLLVLMLTSKGIAGVPRASLVIVAATCGMFDIPVEGIALILPIDHFCDMFRTATNVLGNALATSVVGKWESGKED from the coding sequence ATGACTCAAACCGAAACCTCAAAATCCACACTTTTAGGCAATCTTACGTTTCAAATTCTGATTGCTATGTTGCTTGGTGCGACTTTAGGAATTGTTATTCATAATATGTATGATGCTTCTTTTGCTAAACAATTTAGTGATAATATTAAAATATTGGCAACCATTTTCATCCGTTTGGTACAAATGATAATTGCACCATTGGTTTTTACAACTTTGGTTGTTGGTATTGCTAAATTGGGCGATGTCAAAACGGTAGGAAGAGTTGGAGGCAAAGCATTAGCTTGGTTTTTTAGTGCTTCATTTATGTCTTTGTTGATAGGAATGTTTTGGGTAAATGTGTTACAACCTGGAGTTGGATTGAATTTATCTGATGTTGATTTGACTTCGGCAGCAGAAGTAACTGAAAAAACACAACATTTTTCGGCTCAAAATTTTATAGAGCATATTTTTCCCAAGAGTATTTTTGAAGCGATGGCCAATAACGAAATCTTGCAAATTGTTGTTTTTTCTATCTTTTTCGGATTGGCAGCAGCCTCAATTGGTACTTATGTCAAACCTATTATTTACTCATTAGACAAGACTTCACATATCATTTTAAAAATGGTCAATTATGTGATGAAGTTTGCTCCAATGGGAGTTTTCGGAGCTATTGCTGGCGTTTTTGCTATCAAAGATTTGAATGATTTGGTGATTACCTATATCAAATATTTTAGTTCGTTCCTGGTTGGAATAGCTTCCTTATGGACTTTTCTTTTATTGATAGGTTTTATTTTTCTTGGAAGAAGATTAAAAATTTTGTTGAAACACATTATCAGTCCATTAATTATTGCTTTTGGAACCACCAGTAGCGAAGCAGTTTTTCCTAAACTAACTGAAGAATTAGAACGATTTGGAGTCAAAGATAAAATAGTTTCTTTTATGTTACCACTGGGCTATTCTTTCAATCTGGATGGCAGTATGATGTACATGACTTTTGCTAGTTTGTTTATTGCTCAAGCCTATGGAATAGAGTTGGATTTAGGTACACAAATGATAATGCTTTTGGTGTTAATGCTAACTAGTAAAGGTATCGCTGGAGTTCCTAGAGCTAGTTTGGTTATTGTGGCTGCAACTTGTGGTATGTTTGATATTCCTGTAGAAGGAATTGCACTTATTCTTCCTATTGATCATTTTTGTGATATGTTTAGAACCGCTACTAATGTTTTGGGCAATGCTTTAGCAACATCAGTAGTAGGCAAATGGGAAAGCGGAAAAGAAGATTGA
- a CDS encoding tetratricopeptide repeat-containing hybrid sensor histidine kinase/response regulator codes for MLQFRFFVLLFLMLISFSVNSFAQQKIISKIPSKKEINKIAKQAIKYLNESNFEKSIATSRKVLYYASSIQDNYLIAVSYNTIAANLDELAEYDKAIFYYNKGLFYANKTNDDEIKNFINNNLGNVYCFEKKQYKKGIGFYEKSLEYSQKAADTSQMVFTKLNIAWVYFDINQFNKGKKYLEFCNKYHPKFGDNTTIVVLNMLNGMYCASKNEDKKADSYFIKAIELGTKGSEKLDLSYSHQEYSKFLLKRGDYKNAYENLVIYNKITEELFNDEKLKKAEVAGINLELDEYKREVGKIEVEKEVQAESLKQSRIIVILFVLVLLVLLLLLNSLFKNYKFKKKTNRELIIANQELKIAKEKAEEGSLLKTQFVSTMSHELRTPLYGVIGITNMLLDEHKELENSPHLSSLKFSARYLLSLVNDILQINKIEENRIVLENLAFNIADEITMIKNSLSFIAQNNKNEVVVKVDSAIPEYLIGDKLRFSQIVMNLVSNALKFTKNGEVIITADLVKVENKLHYIEFKIKDNGIGIATTDQDKIFEKFVQVGRNENDYQGTGLGLAIVKRLLTLFKSDIQLESKVGEGTQFKFTIAFEYDLAKTKELINDITVDLSSSQIYKILVVEDNKINQIVTQKIIEKNFCSCSIVDDGFQAIELVSKEKFDVILMDINMPLMNGFETTRKIRQKGIQTPIIALTAFAKNEITEEAISSGMNDIIVKPFEPLKLFQIINDQINKKAMLVN; via the coding sequence ATGCTTCAATTTAGGTTTTTTGTTTTGTTGTTTTTAATGCTGATTTCATTCAGTGTTAACTCTTTTGCACAGCAAAAAATCATTTCTAAAATACCCTCAAAAAAAGAAATAAATAAAATTGCAAAACAAGCTATAAAATACCTCAATGAATCCAATTTCGAAAAATCTATAGCTACTTCACGCAAGGTTTTGTATTATGCTAGTAGTATTCAAGATAATTATCTAATTGCAGTTTCTTACAATACAATAGCTGCTAATTTAGATGAATTAGCAGAATACGACAAAGCGATTTTTTATTACAACAAAGGCTTGTTTTATGCCAATAAAACCAATGATGATGAAATAAAAAACTTCATAAACAATAATTTAGGCAATGTATATTGTTTTGAAAAAAAGCAATATAAGAAAGGAATTGGGTTTTATGAAAAATCATTGGAATACAGTCAAAAAGCAGCTGATACTAGTCAAATGGTTTTTACAAAATTGAATATTGCTTGGGTTTATTTTGATATAAATCAGTTTAACAAAGGAAAAAAGTATTTAGAATTTTGTAATAAATACCATCCCAAGTTTGGTGATAACACTACGATTGTTGTTCTCAATATGCTTAATGGAATGTATTGTGCCAGCAAAAACGAAGATAAAAAGGCTGATTCCTATTTTATAAAAGCCATCGAATTAGGAACAAAAGGGAGCGAAAAGTTAGATTTATCCTATTCACATCAAGAATATTCCAAGTTTTTATTGAAAAGAGGAGATTATAAAAATGCCTACGAAAACTTGGTGATTTACAATAAAATTACAGAAGAATTATTTAATGATGAAAAGTTAAAAAAAGCAGAAGTTGCAGGAATAAATCTTGAATTGGATGAGTACAAACGAGAGGTTGGTAAAATTGAAGTAGAGAAAGAAGTACAAGCTGAAAGTTTGAAACAATCCAGAATTATTGTAATTCTTTTTGTTTTAGTATTGTTAGTATTGTTGCTGTTACTTAATTCGTTATTCAAAAATTATAAGTTTAAGAAAAAAACCAATAGAGAACTTATTATTGCTAATCAGGAACTTAAAATTGCTAAAGAAAAAGCCGAAGAAGGCTCCTTACTCAAAACACAATTTGTATCAACAATGAGCCATGAATTGAGAACGCCGTTGTATGGAGTAATTGGAATTACAAATATGCTTTTAGACGAACATAAGGAATTAGAAAATAGTCCACATTTGAGTTCTCTAAAGTTTTCTGCTCGATATTTATTATCGCTGGTTAATGATATTTTGCAGATTAATAAAATTGAAGAAAACAGAATTGTACTAGAAAATTTAGCATTCAATATCGCTGATGAAATCACGATGATAAAAAATTCACTTTCTTTTATCGCTCAAAATAATAAGAATGAAGTTGTTGTAAAAGTCGATTCGGCTATTCCAGAGTATTTGATTGGAGATAAATTAAGATTCTCTCAAATTGTAATGAATTTAGTAAGCAATGCACTAAAATTTACCAAAAACGGAGAAGTAATCATTACTGCTGATTTGGTCAAAGTAGAAAATAAATTACATTATATTGAATTTAAAATCAAAGACAACGGAATAGGAATAGCTACTACAGATCAGGATAAGATTTTTGAAAAATTTGTTCAAGTCGGTAGAAATGAGAATGATTATCAAGGAACAGGACTTGGATTAGCCATTGTAAAGCGATTATTGACTTTGTTTAAAAGCGATATTCAACTTGAAAGTAAAGTAGGAGAGGGAACTCAATTCAAATTTACCATAGCCTTTGAGTATGATTTGGCTAAAACAAAAGAGCTAATCAATGATATTACGGTTGACTTGAGTTCGAGTCAGATTTATAAAATACTAGTGGTAGAAGATAATAAGATAAACCAAATTGTAACTCAAAAAATTATCGAAAAGAATTTTTGCAGTTGCAGTATTGTAGATGATGGATTTCAGGCTATAGAGCTTGTGAGCAAAGAAAAATTTGATGTCATTTTAATGGATATAAATATGCCTTTGATGAACGGTTTTGAAACCACCAGAAAAATTCGCCAAAAAGGAATACAAACTCCGATTATTGCACTCACCGCTTTTGCAAAAAACGAAATAACCGAAGAGGCTATTTCTTCAGGAATGAATGATATTATTGTAAAACCCTTTGAGCCTTTGAAGTTATTCCAAATCATAAATGATCAAATAAATAAAAAAGCGATGTTGGTGAATTGA
- a CDS encoding nuclear transport factor 2 family protein has translation MEKTHFLSSNSPASLTPKNEEKMKYLLILFIATLTLTSCTNKNESKMAATENEKLVKQYFEHFNNHEWSKMANMYTESADFKDPSLGHGIVKQTRQQIIDKYSELNEVFPDLQDKVIQVYPSGEKHIVVEFVSSGTAPDNSKFELPICTIFTIENGLITKDFTYFDNFEEQEETK, from the coding sequence ATGGAAAAAACACATTTCTTGTCTTCTAATAGCCCTGCTAGTTTAACTCCTAAAAATGAAGAAAAGATGAAATACTTACTAATCCTATTTATCGCAACTTTAACCCTAACTTCTTGTACTAACAAAAACGAATCAAAAATGGCAGCTACAGAAAATGAAAAACTAGTAAAGCAATATTTTGAACATTTCAACAATCACGAGTGGTCAAAAATGGCAAATATGTACACAGAATCAGCCGACTTTAAAGATCCTTCATTAGGTCATGGCATTGTTAAACAAACTCGACAACAGATTATCGATAAATATTCGGAACTAAATGAAGTGTTTCCTGACTTGCAAGATAAAGTTATTCAAGTATATCCTTCTGGAGAGAAACACATCGTTGTAGAGTTTGTTTCAAGTGGAACTGCTCCTGATAATTCAAAATTTGAGTTGCCAATTTGTACCATTTTCACAATAGAAAATGGACTCATTACAAAAGACTTTACTTATTTTGATAATTTTGAAGAACAAGAGGAAACAAAATAA